The following are from one region of the Littorina saxatilis isolate snail1 linkage group LG4, US_GU_Lsax_2.0, whole genome shotgun sequence genome:
- the LOC138964109 gene encoding uncharacterized protein isoform X2 → MTSTSQLCSGLCLCLRMAYGASQFPKEVTQLSFYFPDFRSSDEAADYVTDNDKGPGTFLLRPSTRCPGTLTLTISIEDNHARHVNVQQKPDDSSPTGVFFFIIPERPFPSFHDLYAYYTSNNICNLEQVTNVRLLNPLNRAHATTPGGDDGTDEDIPPLPGKPVSDSANSQVDVRRNSSTSRRELPEPPGRVSLDSTGMENPRISGSSNGSVVCPDSPFIAPEPNEHLLSRKEQKKIQKQKKKEEEQRKKAEKKAKKNKSNKEILDELPGWCRAAMPTPETEQGREEDHPYYSSPRPYKNHLEELKRMLRESEICDCGLRMMDAELVNGWTVHRSRENVTFKRVFYQHEDGNTTWVFPNSIADLLSVQQVEFIVRLCTEAKQDVPARVLQRHHLIMQTANEARSYAYQGASTLLSDRSRSSSNSSDTYGLNASSFRSASLDQRPPMAGPGGV, encoded by the exons GCAGCTGACTATGTTACAGATAACGACAAAGGTCCTGGCACCTTTCTCTTGAGACCAAGCACCCGCTGTCCTGGTACACTCACACTGACAATCAG CATCGAGGACAACCATGCACGTCATGTCAATGTCCAGCAAAAACCTGACGACAGCAGTCCTACTGGggtgtttttcttcatcatcCCTGAACGGCCCTTCCCTTCTTTCCATGACCTGTATGCATATTACACATCCAACAACATCTGCAACTTGGAGCAAGTGACCAACGTCAGACTTCTTAACCCTCTGAACAGAGCGCATGCAACCACTCCCGGTGGTGATGATGGCACTGATGAAGACATCCCCCCGCTACCAGGTAAACCTGTCTCAGATAGTGCCAACAGCCAGGTTGATGTACGGCGCAACAGCAGCACCAGCCGGCGGGAGCTCCCTGAACCACCAGGCAGGGTGTCCCTTGACAGTACAGGCATGGAAAACCCTCGAATCTCCGGCAGCAGTAATGGGTCTGTTGTATGTCCAGACTCCCCCTTTATCGCTCCAGAACCCAATGAACATCTTCTGTCAAGGAAGGAACAGAAGAAAATacagaagcagaagaaaaaagaagaagaacaaagaaagaaggcAGAGAAAAAAGCTAAAAAGAACAAGAGCAATAAAGAAATATTGGACGAGTTACCAGGATGGTGTCGGGCCGCAATGCCTACTCCCGAAACAGAGCAAGGGAGAGAAGAAGATCATCCATACTATTCTTCACCAAGACCCTACAAAAACCATTTGGAAGAACTGAAAAGAATGCTGAGAGAGTCAGAGATCTGTGACTGTGGGCTGCGCATGATGGATGCTGAATTGGTGAATGGGTGGACAGTGCACCGAAGCAGAGAGAATGTGACATTCAAACGTGTCTTTTATCAGCATGAAGACGGTAACACAACATGGGTGTTTCCCAACTCCATCGCAGACCTCCTCTCTGTGCAGCAGGTGGAGTTCATTGTGCGTCTATGCACAGAAGCTAAGCAGGATGTCCCAGCTCGTGTGCTGCAGCGACATCATCTCATTATGCAGACGGCCAATGAAGCTAGGTCATATGCCTACCAGGGAGCCTCCACCCTTCTCTCAGACAGATCCAGATCCAGCTCCAACTCTTCAGATACATACGGTCTGAATGCTTCCTCTTTCAGAAGCGCCAGCCTGGACCAGAGGCCGCCTATGGCGGGACCAGGAGGTGTTTGA
- the LOC138964109 gene encoding uncharacterized protein isoform X3 — MAYGASQFPKEVTQLSFYFPDFRSSDEAADYVTDNDKGPGTFLLRPSTRCPGTLTLTISIEDNHARHVNVQQKPDDSSPTGVFFFIIPERPFPSFHDLYAYYTSNNICNLEQVTNVRLLNPLNRAHATTPGGDDGTDEDIPPLPGKPVSDSANSQVDVRRNSSTSRRELPEPPGRVSLDSTGMENPRISGSSNGSVVCPDSPFIAPEPNEHLLSRKEQKKIQKQKKKEEEQRKKAEKKAKKNKSNKEILDELPGWCRAAMPTPETEQGREEDHPYYSSPRPYKNHLEELKRMLRESEICDCGLRMMDAELVNGWTVHRSRENVTFKRVFYQHEDGNTTWVFPNSIADLLSVQQVEFIVRLCTEAKQDVPARVLQRHHLIMQTANEARSYAYQGASTLLSDRSRSSSNSSDTYGLNASSFRSASLDQRPPMAGPGGV; from the exons GCAGCTGACTATGTTACAGATAACGACAAAGGTCCTGGCACCTTTCTCTTGAGACCAAGCACCCGCTGTCCTGGTACACTCACACTGACAATCAG CATCGAGGACAACCATGCACGTCATGTCAATGTCCAGCAAAAACCTGACGACAGCAGTCCTACTGGggtgtttttcttcatcatcCCTGAACGGCCCTTCCCTTCTTTCCATGACCTGTATGCATATTACACATCCAACAACATCTGCAACTTGGAGCAAGTGACCAACGTCAGACTTCTTAACCCTCTGAACAGAGCGCATGCAACCACTCCCGGTGGTGATGATGGCACTGATGAAGACATCCCCCCGCTACCAGGTAAACCTGTCTCAGATAGTGCCAACAGCCAGGTTGATGTACGGCGCAACAGCAGCACCAGCCGGCGGGAGCTCCCTGAACCACCAGGCAGGGTGTCCCTTGACAGTACAGGCATGGAAAACCCTCGAATCTCCGGCAGCAGTAATGGGTCTGTTGTATGTCCAGACTCCCCCTTTATCGCTCCAGAACCCAATGAACATCTTCTGTCAAGGAAGGAACAGAAGAAAATacagaagcagaagaaaaaagaagaagaacaaagaaagaaggcAGAGAAAAAAGCTAAAAAGAACAAGAGCAATAAAGAAATATTGGACGAGTTACCAGGATGGTGTCGGGCCGCAATGCCTACTCCCGAAACAGAGCAAGGGAGAGAAGAAGATCATCCATACTATTCTTCACCAAGACCCTACAAAAACCATTTGGAAGAACTGAAAAGAATGCTGAGAGAGTCAGAGATCTGTGACTGTGGGCTGCGCATGATGGATGCTGAATTGGTGAATGGGTGGACAGTGCACCGAAGCAGAGAGAATGTGACATTCAAACGTGTCTTTTATCAGCATGAAGACGGTAACACAACATGGGTGTTTCCCAACTCCATCGCAGACCTCCTCTCTGTGCAGCAGGTGGAGTTCATTGTGCGTCTATGCACAGAAGCTAAGCAGGATGTCCCAGCTCGTGTGCTGCAGCGACATCATCTCATTATGCAGACGGCCAATGAAGCTAGGTCATATGCCTACCAGGGAGCCTCCACCCTTCTCTCAGACAGATCCAGATCCAGCTCCAACTCTTCAGATACATACGGTCTGAATGCTTCCTCTTTCAGAAGCGCCAGCCTGGACCAGAGGCCGCCTATGGCGGGACCAGGAGGTGTTTGA